The following proteins come from a genomic window of Enterobacter sp. RHBSTW-00175:
- a CDS encoding Tn3-like element Tn5403 family transposase, whose amino-acid sequence MSRRHIFTERQRAALFDLPTDELSLLKFYTLGDDDLENIRQRRRPENRIGFALQLCALRYPGRALAPGEMIPREVLSFVGAQLGVPADALLTYATRRQTRQQHMDTLREIYGYKTFTGRGARDLREWTFGQAEDARSNEDLAHRFIVRCRETSTILPAVSTIERLCADALVAAERRIETRIAENLTADVRDHLDKLLSEMLAGNISRFIWLRNFEVGNNSAAANRLLDRLEFLRTLNINHSALASIPAHRIARLRRQGERYFTDGLRDITSDRRWAILAVCVVEWEAAIADAIVETHDRIVGKTWREAKRQHDETISGSKATLTDTIRTFTALGASLLEARSDGTPLEMAVASSVAWDRLAQLVATGTQLSNTLADEPLAYVGQGYHRFRRYAPRMLRCLKLEAAPVAGPLVAAALSIGEMKGVASPERRFLRPSSKWNRHLRAQEKGDTRLWEVAVLFHLRDAFRSGDVWLAHSRRYGDLKQVLVPMIAAQENAKLAVPSNPHDWLADRKARLTIALKRLARAARNGTIPHGSIEDGTLRIDRLTADVPDGAEALILDLYRRMPSVRITDMLLEVDAALGFTDAFTHLRTGAPCRDRIGLLNVLLAEGLNLGLRKMAEATNTHDYWQLSRLARWHVESEAMNQALAIVVAAQGKLPMSRVWGMGTSASSDGQFFPTARHGEAMNMVNAKYGSVPGLKAYTHVSDQFAPFACQSIPATVSEAPYILDGLLMNEVGRHVREQYADTAGFTDHLFGASSLLGYNLVLRIRDLPSKRLYVFNPDTTPRELRKLVGGKAREDLIVANWPDIFRCAATMTAGKIRPSQLLRKLASYPRQNNLAVALREVGRIERTLFIIEWILDTDMQRRAQIGLNKGEAHHALKNALRIGRQGEIRDRTTEGQHYRIAGLNLLTAVIIYWNTVHLGHAVTERRNEGLDVPPEFLPHISPLGWAHILLTGEYLWPKEPKA is encoded by the coding sequence TGGCTCCTGGTGAGATGATCCCGCGTGAAGTCCTTTCCTTCGTCGGTGCTCAGCTTGGAGTTCCGGCTGATGCGCTTCTCACTTATGCCACACGGCGCCAAACCCGTCAGCAGCACATGGACACGCTGCGCGAAATTTACGGCTACAAGACCTTCACGGGCCGTGGTGCCCGTGATCTGCGGGAGTGGACTTTCGGCCAGGCCGAAGATGCCAGATCAAACGAGGATCTTGCTCATCGTTTTATTGTGCGGTGTCGGGAAACTTCCACCATTCTGCCCGCAGTATCGACAATCGAGCGCTTGTGCGCGGATGCTCTGGTCGCCGCTGAGCGGCGGATTGAAACGCGGATTGCGGAAAATTTAACAGCGGATGTTCGCGATCACCTGGACAAACTTCTGAGTGAAATGCTCGCCGGCAATATCAGTCGTTTCATCTGGCTTCGCAACTTCGAGGTTGGTAACAACTCGGCTGCTGCTAACCGTTTGCTCGACAGGCTCGAATTTCTGCGTACCCTGAATATCAATCATAGTGCTTTGGCCAGCATACCTGCCCATCGCATTGCCCGGCTGCGTCGGCAGGGTGAACGCTACTTCACCGACGGTTTGCGTGACATCACTTCGGACCGCCGCTGGGCGATCCTTGCCGTCTGTGTTGTGGAGTGGGAAGCGGCGATTGCTGATGCCATAGTCGAAACCCATGACAGGATCGTAGGAAAAACCTGGCGGGAAGCGAAGCGCCAGCATGACGAAACAATTTCCGGCTCTAAAGCCACACTCACGGATACGATCCGTACCTTCACCGCGCTGGGAGCTTCGTTGCTTGAGGCCCGCAGTGACGGAACCCCGCTGGAGATGGCTGTCGCCAGTTCGGTTGCATGGGACCGGCTCGCTCAACTGGTAGCGACAGGGACTCAACTCAGCAACACGCTAGCCGATGAGCCTCTTGCATATGTCGGGCAGGGATACCATCGCTTTCGTCGTTATGCGCCCCGCATGTTGCGCTGTCTGAAGCTCGAAGCCGCGCCGGTCGCCGGACCATTGGTAGCAGCAGCTTTGTCGATCGGAGAGATGAAAGGTGTTGCATCGCCAGAAAGGCGTTTCCTGCGGCCCAGCTCCAAATGGAACCGTCATTTACGAGCTCAGGAAAAAGGAGATACCCGTCTTTGGGAAGTGGCGGTACTCTTTCACCTCCGGGATGCTTTTCGTTCCGGAGATGTCTGGCTCGCTCATTCGCGCCGCTATGGTGACCTCAAGCAGGTACTGGTGCCGATGATCGCGGCGCAGGAAAATGCAAAACTGGCCGTGCCTTCCAACCCACATGATTGGCTGGCAGACAGAAAGGCGCGACTCACGATCGCTCTTAAGCGGCTGGCCCGGGCTGCCCGTAACGGCACTATTCCGCACGGTAGCATAGAAGATGGAACGTTGCGGATCGACAGGTTGACAGCAGACGTGCCGGATGGTGCCGAGGCACTCATACTGGATCTGTATCGCCGAATGCCGTCCGTTCGGATTACCGACATGCTGCTTGAAGTTGATGCAGCCCTTGGTTTCACAGATGCGTTTACCCATCTGAGAACCGGGGCTCCATGTCGCGACCGGATCGGTCTGCTCAACGTCCTGCTCGCTGAAGGGCTCAATCTGGGCCTGCGTAAGATGGCGGAAGCTACAAACACGCATGATTACTGGCAGCTCTCACGCCTTGCCCGCTGGCATGTTGAAAGCGAAGCCATGAACCAGGCATTGGCAATTGTGGTGGCCGCGCAGGGTAAACTGCCGATGTCACGCGTCTGGGGGATGGGCACGTCAGCATCGAGCGATGGTCAGTTTTTCCCGACAGCGCGGCATGGCGAAGCCATGAACATGGTCAATGCCAAATATGGTTCTGTTCCCGGCCTCAAAGCGTATACTCACGTAAGCGACCAGTTCGCGCCATTCGCTTGTCAGTCGATCCCGGCGACCGTGAGCGAGGCACCGTATATTCTCGATGGACTACTGATGAACGAGGTCGGTCGCCATGTTCGCGAACAGTATGCCGATACAGCAGGATTCACCGACCATTTGTTCGGAGCCAGTAGCCTGCTCGGCTACAATCTCGTTCTGCGAATCAGGGATCTGCCATCGAAGCGGTTGTACGTATTTAATCCCGATACGACCCCCAGGGAGTTACGCAAGTTGGTAGGTGGAAAAGCCCGGGAGGATCTTATCGTTGCGAACTGGCCTGATATTTTCCGTTGTGCCGCGACGATGACCGCTGGCAAAATCAGGCCCAGCCAACTCCTGCGCAAGCTCGCTTCTTACCCACGACAAAACAACCTTGCAGTTGCGCTTCGTGAAGTTGGTCGTATTGAACGGACCCTTTTCATTATTGAGTGGATCCTGGATACGGACATGCAGCGGCGTGCTCAGATCGGTCTTAACAAGGGAGAGGCCCACCATGCGCTCAAAAATGCGCTCCGTATCGGGAGGCAGGGGGAAATTCGCGATCGCACGACAGAGGGGCAGCACTACCGAATCGCTGGGCTCAATTTATTGACTGCGGTGATCATTTACTGGAATACCGTCCATCTTGGTCATGCCGTCACGGAGCGGCGGAACGAAGGGTTGGATGTTCCCCCTGAATTTCTTCCCCACATATCCCCATTGGGCTGGGCGCACATTCTACTGACTGGCGAATATCTTTGGCCCAAGGAACCGAAAGCTTAG